One Struthio camelus isolate bStrCam1 chromosome 10, bStrCam1.hap1, whole genome shotgun sequence genomic region harbors:
- the SDR42E1 gene encoding short-chain dehydrogenase/reductase family 42E member 1, with protein MGKETVLITGGGGYFGFRLGCAIYEKGVDVILFDVVKPLQTVPEGVKFIQGDVCCLSEVEEALGDVICVFHIASYGMSGREQLNRKLIEDVNVKGTENVIQACKSTGVSSLVYTSTYNVIFGGQIIENGNESLPYLPLHLHPDHYSRTKSLAEMKVLEANGAQLRNGKGVLRTCALRPAGIYGPGEQRHLPRIVSYIERGLFKFVYGDPLSLVEFVHVDNLVQAHILASEALKANKGHIAAGQAYFISDGRPINNFEFFRPLVEGLGYKFPTLRLPLCLVYFFAFLTEVAHFLIGHLYNFQPLLTRTEVYKTGITHYFSMEKARKELGYEPQQFNLNEVVEWFRSQGCGAKPRKYTINRLVRNGGLILLLIAVLVSWFPSAVTFSL; from the exons ATGGGCAAGGAAACGGTTCTGATTACTGGAGGAGGCGGTTACTTTGGCTTCCG TTTAGGTTGTGCCATATATGAAAAGGGAGTTGATGTGATTCTGTTTGATGTCGTGAAGCCACTTCAGACTGTGCCGGAGGGAGTAAAGTTCATACAGGGGGATGTCTGTTGTCTCTCTGAAGTAGAAGAGGCTCTTGGAGATGTAATCTGCGTATTCCATATCGCTTCCTATGGAATGTCTGGCAGGGAGCAGCTGAACCGAAAACTCATAGAAGATGTTAACGTGAAAGGCACAGAAAATGTCATCCAAGCCTGCAAGAGCACAGGAGTGTCAAGTCTGGTTTATACAAGTACATATAACGTGATATTTGGGGGCCAGATTATAGAAAATGGGAACGAATCTCTGCCTTATCTACCTCTTCACCTTCATCCAGATCACTACTCTCGGACCAAATCTTTAGCTGAAATGAAGGTGCTGGAGGCAAATGGTGCTCAGCTTAGAAATGGGAAGGGTGTATTAAGGACTTGTGCTCTGCGACCAGCAGGCATCTATGGGCCTGGAGAGCAAAGACACCTTCCCAGAATAGTTAGTTACATTGAAAGGGGGCTGTTTAAATTTGTATACGGAGATCCTCTTAGTTTAGTAGAATTTGTACACGTAGATAACCTAGTTCAGGCCCATATCCTTGCATCAGAGGCCCTTAAAGCCAACAAAGGGCACATAGCTGCAGGGCAAGCCTATTTTATTTCAGATGGCAGGCcaataaataattttgaatttttccgACCTTTAGTAGAAGGCTTGGGTTACAAATTCCCAACCCTTCGCCTTCCTCTCTGCCTTGTCTATTTTTTTGCATTCCTTACTGAAGTAGCCCATTTTCTTATAGGTCACCTTTATAattttcagcctctcctcactcGCACAGAAGTTTACAAAACTGGTATCACACATTATTTTAGCATGGAGAAGGCCAGGAAGGAGCTGGGGTATGAGCCTCAGCAGTTTAACCTAAATGAAGTAGTGGAATGGTTTAGATCTCAGGGATGCGGTGCAAAGCCAAGGAAGTATACCATTAACCGTCTCGTTAGGAACGGAGGATTGATCTTGCTGTTGATAGCTGTGTTGGTTTCATGGTTTCCATCCGCAGTTACGTTTTCACTCTGA